One genomic segment of Kordiimonas sp. SCSIO 12603 includes these proteins:
- the mgtE gene encoding magnesium transporter, whose amino-acid sequence MVLEEQTPEIKDPQNNDAEAQHHEVQTDVHMDRDFVQTLQYALRKDDETKILELLEEVHAADVADILEVLSSGQRTKLIALIGANFPAEVLAEIEGEAQDDLYEQLPNEQIAEAVTEMETDDAVYVLEELDEEDRAEVLEQLPTDDRVAIEESLSYPEDSAGRLMQRDLFAIPEFWTVGQTIDYLRSDSEDIPDDFYDVFIVDPTHKPIGSLPLSRILRTARETTIADIMRRDIFKIEAVADQEEVAYQFSKYHLISASVVDDAGRLVGVITVDDVVDVIGEEAEEDILALGGVRDESGLNESFIEITRGRFTWLFVNLLTAILASAVIGMFEATIEQMVALAVLMPIVASMGGNAGTQTMTVSVRAIATKELSSSNALRVLVREFTAAGVNGTVLAVVSGLVAWFWFDSLMLGGVFAAAMIFNMVVAGLCGLLIPMGLYKMEIDPAISSSVFVTTITDVVGFFAFLGMAALFLL is encoded by the coding sequence ATGGTTCTTGAAGAACAGACACCAGAAATTAAAGACCCTCAAAATAATGATGCCGAAGCCCAGCACCACGAAGTGCAAACTGATGTGCATATGGATAGGGATTTTGTTCAAACCCTTCAATATGCGCTTCGAAAAGATGATGAAACCAAGATTCTTGAGCTTTTAGAAGAAGTTCATGCCGCAGATGTTGCTGATATTCTTGAGGTTTTGTCTTCAGGGCAGCGGACAAAACTTATTGCGCTTATTGGCGCGAATTTCCCGGCGGAAGTTCTTGCTGAAATTGAAGGTGAAGCGCAGGACGATCTCTACGAGCAGCTCCCCAATGAACAAATTGCGGAAGCGGTTACCGAGATGGAAACCGATGATGCGGTTTACGTTCTCGAAGAGCTGGATGAAGAAGACCGTGCTGAAGTTCTTGAGCAGCTTCCCACTGATGACCGGGTCGCGATTGAAGAAAGCTTAAGCTATCCGGAAGACTCCGCGGGCCGTTTGATGCAGCGAGACCTGTTCGCGATCCCTGAATTCTGGACAGTTGGGCAAACGATTGATTATTTGCGCTCTGATAGCGAAGATATCCCTGATGACTTCTATGATGTTTTCATTGTTGATCCAACGCATAAGCCGATCGGTTCGCTGCCGCTTTCTCGTATATTGCGTACTGCACGGGAAACAACAATTGCGGATATCATGCGTCGGGACATCTTTAAGATTGAAGCGGTAGCCGATCAGGAAGAAGTAGCATATCAATTCAGTAAATATCACCTTATCTCTGCAAGCGTTGTGGATGATGCAGGGCGACTGGTTGGTGTGATTACCGTAGACGACGTTGTTGATGTAATTGGTGAAGAAGCTGAGGAAGATATTCTTGCTCTTGGTGGTGTTAGAGACGAATCTGGCCTTAATGAAAGCTTTATAGAGATCACTCGGGGTCGATTTACTTGGCTGTTTGTAAATTTGCTGACCGCAATCCTTGCTTCTGCTGTAATCGGTATGTTTGAAGCTACAATTGAGCAGATGGTAGCGCTCGCCGTTTTGATGCCAATAGTAGCATCTATGGGCGGTAATGCGGGCACACAGACTATGACTGTTTCTGTGCGTGCGATTGCCACCAAGGAACTTTCTTCATCAAATGCGCTGCGTGTGCTTGTTCGAGAGTTTACCGCTGCTGGTGTGAACGGAACAGTGCTTGCCGTAGTTTCTGGTTTGGTAGCATGGTTTTGGTTTGATAGCTTAATGCTTGGCGGCGTATTTGCAGCAGCTATGATATTCAATATGGTGGTTGCAGGGCTTTGCGGGCTTTTAATCCCGATGGGGCTCTATAAAATGGAGATTGACCCAGCAATTTCATCAAGCGTTTTTGTAACTACAATTACTGATGTTGTTGGTTTCTTTGCATTTTTGGGGATGGCAGCTCTCTTCCTGCTGTAG
- a CDS encoding helix-turn-helix domain-containing protein, translating to MSETKQDTTGAIERAIDALCDTPTLLLLEGAWLGVKRFDEFQQKTGLMKAMVSSRLKKMVEIGVLYKSAYCQKPPRYEYLFTEMGLDLFPVAMMMLDWEQTWSDQEGRIQVSLSHSVCKAGNVKPVCSCAECNTEVRIQDVEHIIHAESGAAIGGYSKRRRQAGLDRKSTVLFDEISEIFGDRWLSLLIRAAFLGSKRYDTFLEMTGISSNILVSRLNLGIEKGLFVKRAYQSNPERFEYLLTEKTYALYPILLFLVKWGDCWFGESAKNSVELVHKACSEKLAPQISCSHCGKEMTVFNTSFKVAEPKS from the coding sequence ATGAGCGAAACCAAGCAAGATACTACTGGCGCTATTGAACGTGCGATTGATGCTCTATGTGATACGCCCACTTTACTTTTGCTCGAAGGGGCTTGGCTTGGCGTAAAACGGTTCGATGAATTTCAGCAAAAAACCGGCCTTATGAAAGCTATGGTCAGCAGCCGCCTTAAGAAGATGGTTGAGATTGGTGTGCTTTATAAATCAGCCTACTGTCAAAAGCCGCCACGATATGAGTATTTATTCACCGAGATGGGGCTTGATCTGTTTCCTGTCGCAATGATGATGCTGGATTGGGAACAGACATGGTCTGATCAAGAAGGGCGCATTCAGGTATCCCTTTCTCATAGTGTTTGTAAGGCAGGAAATGTAAAGCCCGTTTGTAGTTGTGCCGAATGTAATACTGAGGTTCGTATTCAGGATGTGGAGCATATCATTCATGCAGAAAGTGGTGCGGCTATCGGCGGTTACAGTAAACGGCGCAGGCAGGCGGGACTGGATAGAAAATCTACGGTTCTTTTTGATGAAATATCGGAAATATTCGGAGACCGGTGGCTCAGCCTCCTGATCCGTGCGGCGTTTTTGGGGAGTAAACGATATGATACCTTCCTTGAAATGACGGGTATTTCTTCGAACATATTAGTGAGCAGGCTTAACCTTGGTATTGAAAAAGGTTTATTTGTAAAACGAGCTTACCAGAGCAACCCAGAACGGTTTGAATATCTGCTGACAGAGAAAACATATGCTCTCTACCCTATATTGCTTTTCCTTGTGAAATGGGGGGATTGCTGGTTTGGGGAAAGTGCTAAAAATTCTGTGGAACTTGTTCACAAAGCATGTTCAGAAAAGCTAGCGCCACAAATTTCCTGTAGCCATTGCGGTAAAGAGATGACAGTTTTTAATACCAGTTTTAAAGTGGCGGAACCCAAGAGTTAA
- the panC gene encoding pantoate--beta-alanine ligase has translation MPKMTPVVRTISEIRSLVAEWKKEGLRVGLVPTMGALHHGHLSLVNAITEHSDRIIVSIFVNPTQFGAHEDLDKYPRQEASDREKLAATPASIVFAPSVEEMYPSGHTTRVTLDGLSEILEGANRIGHFDGVATIVSKLFMQCQPDVAIFGEKDYQQLAVIRQFTRDLDIPVQILGGKLIRESDGLAASSRNAYLSEKERRIAGTFNVILKELVSKAEAGEDLRVLEGEASDALLKAGFTAVDYVSIVHKDTLHEIHEITEEARVVSVARLGDIRLLDNMAIKAP, from the coding sequence ATGCCTAAAATGACACCTGTTGTGCGCACCATTAGTGAGATCCGCAGCTTGGTCGCTGAATGGAAAAAAGAAGGACTGCGCGTAGGCCTTGTTCCCACTATGGGAGCCCTCCATCATGGCCATCTTTCACTGGTAAACGCTATTACAGAACATTCTGACCGTATTATCGTCTCCATCTTCGTAAACCCAACTCAGTTTGGCGCGCATGAAGATTTAGATAAATACCCTAGACAAGAAGCATCTGACCGCGAAAAATTAGCAGCCACCCCGGCAAGCATTGTGTTCGCTCCTTCCGTTGAAGAGATGTACCCAAGTGGGCACACAACACGTGTTACCCTTGATGGTCTTAGTGAGATCCTAGAGGGAGCCAACCGAATTGGTCACTTTGACGGTGTTGCGACAATCGTCTCAAAACTTTTTATGCAGTGCCAACCGGATGTAGCGATCTTCGGGGAAAAAGATTATCAGCAGTTAGCCGTTATACGGCAGTTCACGCGTGATCTGGATATTCCTGTTCAAATTCTTGGTGGCAAACTTATTAGGGAAAGTGATGGTTTGGCGGCTTCATCCCGCAACGCTTACCTAAGCGAAAAAGAACGCAGGATTGCTGGCACTTTTAATGTGATACTGAAAGAACTCGTTTCCAAGGCAGAAGCTGGCGAGGATTTACGCGTCCTGGAAGGTGAGGCTTCTGATGCCTTACTTAAAGCGGGGTTCACTGCTGTAGATTACGTATCAATTGTTCACAAAGATACACTGCATGAAATTCATGAAATTACCGAAGAAGCCAGAGTGGTTTCTGTTGCGCGCCTAGGTGACATCAGGCTTCTGGATAATATGGCGATTAAGGCGCCTTAG
- a CDS encoding response regulator: protein MNKGTVLLVDDELIVLQLQAAAVRHFGFEAIMADTAEEGLHLAGKHNPSLIISDVQMPGEGGFDFVNGLRRRGIKTMPVMYLTGYDDIITVRDGLKAGGDDFIIKGGPVENLRKRIAFWMTSGFVGLPDELRRRAIDAVSQDNCEGFSGIENYFAGDDFLVERATSQMREEVSSLPENYGFRMIERVFFMARLSHIVITQCSGFGDLVRFPEALDRITRMLDMPWSKDMSALYGEYEYWTQDIRFVKAGAEPLKPFQDYQWPNI from the coding sequence GTGAACAAAGGCACCGTTTTACTGGTTGATGATGAACTGATTGTCTTGCAGTTGCAGGCGGCAGCTGTGCGCCATTTTGGTTTTGAAGCCATCATGGCAGATACGGCAGAAGAAGGACTGCATCTGGCTGGGAAACATAATCCATCTTTGATTATCAGTGATGTCCAAATGCCCGGTGAGGGTGGTTTTGATTTTGTAAATGGCCTCAGGCGGCGCGGCATTAAAACCATGCCTGTTATGTATCTTACTGGCTATGATGACATTATTACTGTGCGTGATGGGCTGAAAGCTGGAGGGGATGATTTTATTATCAAAGGCGGCCCTGTAGAAAACCTCCGCAAGCGCATTGCCTTCTGGATGACAAGTGGGTTTGTTGGCTTGCCAGATGAACTAAGAAGGCGTGCAATTGACGCTGTATCCCAAGATAATTGTGAGGGATTTTCCGGTATAGAGAATTATTTCGCGGGTGATGATTTCCTTGTGGAACGGGCTACATCTCAAATGCGAGAAGAGGTGAGTTCACTGCCTGAAAACTATGGTTTCCGGATGATCGAACGTGTGTTTTTCATGGCGCGTCTTTCTCACATTGTTATCACCCAGTGTAGCGGATTTGGGGACCTTGTTCGTTTCCCTGAAGCACTGGACCGTATTACAAGAATGCTTGATATGCCTTGGTCTAAGGATATGTCTGCTCTTTATGGTGAGTATGAATACTGGACGCAGGATATTCGGTTTGTCAAAGCTGGCGCTGAACCACTTAAACCTTTTCAGGATTATCAGTGGCCTAATATCTGA
- a CDS encoding acetyl-CoA C-acyltransferase has product MNAYIYDGVRTGRGAVKPGGGLTKTKPIELGQTLLDALKMRHTDKLHISDLILGCVTQTGEQGGNIARALALSSNLPSDVAAMTVNNFCCSGLDACQIAALKAPTSGKLLLAGGIESMSRVAPFSDAGPYYSDPATMQACSFSPLWSAADFVATKTDITREEADTYAAESQKRAGIAETENRFERSIISISTDDGHFAHDETVRPNTTAEKLASFDSLVNIMNSSAADKTFLHTYPEYNKVNHIHHVGSAPALADAASLILLGSADAGKAAGLKPRAQIKAVSNLSGDPLLSLTGGIEAARDCLKKADMSANDIDLFEFNEAYAAVCLLFMQELGISRDKLNVNGGAIALGHPMGATGGILLCTLLDELERQDKTMGMVAISGAAGLGSAMIIERI; this is encoded by the coding sequence GTGAATGCGTATATTTATGATGGTGTCCGAACTGGGCGCGGCGCTGTAAAACCCGGTGGCGGCTTGACAAAAACCAAGCCCATAGAATTAGGGCAAACTTTACTTGATGCACTCAAAATGAGGCATACAGATAAACTACATATCTCAGACCTTATTCTGGGCTGTGTCACGCAAACCGGCGAACAAGGCGGGAATATTGCCCGAGCCCTCGCCCTTTCCTCAAACCTCCCGTCTGACGTCGCTGCGATGACAGTGAATAATTTTTGCTGTTCCGGCCTTGATGCGTGTCAGATAGCAGCGCTCAAAGCGCCAACTTCAGGTAAGTTGTTACTGGCAGGCGGTATTGAAAGCATGTCTCGGGTTGCGCCTTTTTCCGACGCTGGGCCCTACTACAGCGATCCGGCAACTATGCAAGCCTGCTCCTTTTCCCCGCTCTGGTCAGCGGCTGATTTTGTAGCAACAAAAACAGATATTACACGCGAGGAAGCCGATACCTACGCCGCGGAATCTCAAAAACGCGCAGGCATCGCTGAAACGGAAAACCGTTTTGAGCGTTCAATCATATCTATAAGCACTGATGATGGCCATTTTGCTCACGATGAAACAGTAAGGCCCAACACCACCGCTGAAAAACTGGCGAGTTTTGATAGTCTCGTAAATATCATGAACTCATCAGCCGCAGATAAAACATTCCTGCACACATACCCGGAATATAATAAAGTAAACCATATTCATCATGTAGGATCAGCCCCTGCTCTCGCTGATGCTGCTTCCTTAATCTTGCTTGGTTCTGCTGATGCGGGAAAAGCCGCCGGACTTAAACCTCGTGCCCAGATTAAAGCAGTTTCCAACCTAAGCGGCGATCCTCTTCTTTCTCTCACCGGCGGCATTGAAGCTGCAAGGGATTGCCTGAAAAAAGCTGACATGTCGGCCAATGATATTGATCTGTTTGAGTTTAATGAAGCGTATGCAGCGGTATGCCTTCTCTTTATGCAGGAACTTGGGATTAGCAGAGATAAATTAAACGTAAATGGCGGCGCTATCGCGCTCGGGCACCCTATGGGGGCAACGGGCGGTATCCTCCTCTGTACACTACTCGATGAGCTTGAACGTCAAGATAAAACTATGGGCATGGTTGCTATTTCAGGCGCAGCTGGCTTAGGCTCGGCCATGATTATTGAAAGGATTTAA
- a CDS encoding DnaJ domain-containing protein — protein sequence MIAYLGIGILLAGALMVLLNWWANTDVKTAKSAVLWGIFLVCGLLALLLIASGKGIAAIFPVGVALWKSLPVLKGLLGGSRNQGGETQGSRQSSLTIKEAYDILGLKPGATDEEILAAYRKLMAKCHPDTGGNDWMASKLNEAKDILLK from the coding sequence ATGATTGCCTATCTCGGCATAGGTATCTTGCTCGCGGGTGCTCTTATGGTGCTCCTGAACTGGTGGGCGAATACAGATGTGAAAACTGCTAAATCAGCAGTCCTTTGGGGAATTTTCCTTGTTTGTGGTTTGTTGGCTTTGCTTCTTATCGCTTCGGGTAAGGGCATTGCTGCCATTTTCCCTGTCGGGGTTGCTCTTTGGAAAAGTCTACCTGTATTGAAGGGGCTATTAGGTGGTAGTCGCAATCAAGGTGGTGAGACGCAAGGGAGCAGACAGTCTAGTCTCACTATCAAAGAGGCTTATGATATCTTAGGGCTAAAACCCGGTGCAACTGATGAAGAGATACTGGCAGCCTACCGTAAGCTAATGGCCAAATGCCATCCGGATACAGGCGGGAATGATTGGATGGCTTCAAAACTCAATGAAGCAAAAGATATTTTGTTAAAATAA
- a CDS encoding ABC transporter substrate-binding protein, whose amino-acid sequence MFKYFVIFVGVIATATAVYAEGEPIRIGLLSNVPPYVQSNPTRGLEPDLIRAVYGYLNKDVKLQHIPILRMDYMLEEGKTDGVAIYRSGKVACFESDIFNLWHDGLLIHPDMKGRVNSLDDLADLSVGSFPNVDIVLPDVAPKLPINSATYVTLHDSRLVYDMFKSGRLDAYIGDYWVLESIHKNQLKKPELKPFHLVKTFTPTERRVCFGKMQNRDEFNKGLRAIKRSKEYDAIQLKYKPE is encoded by the coding sequence TTGTTCAAATATTTTGTCATCTTTGTAGGTGTAATTGCCACGGCTACCGCAGTTTATGCTGAGGGTGAGCCCATTAGAATAGGCCTGCTGAGTAATGTACCACCTTATGTTCAAAGTAATCCGACCCGAGGGCTGGAGCCTGATCTTATTCGTGCGGTTTATGGGTACTTAAATAAGGATGTGAAGCTTCAGCATATTCCTATTCTCCGCATGGACTATATGCTCGAGGAAGGCAAAACGGACGGTGTCGCAATATACAGATCTGGCAAAGTTGCTTGTTTTGAAAGCGATATCTTTAATTTATGGCATGATGGCCTTTTGATACATCCGGATATGAAAGGTCGTGTAAATAGTTTGGATGACCTCGCAGATCTTTCTGTAGGTAGCTTCCCTAACGTGGATATTGTGTTGCCAGATGTTGCTCCCAAGTTACCAATTAACTCAGCTACATATGTAACGTTACATGATAGTCGGCTCGTTTATGATATGTTCAAAAGTGGCAGGCTGGATGCTTATATTGGAGATTATTGGGTTCTTGAAAGCATCCACAAAAATCAACTAAAAAAGCCTGAATTGAAGCCGTTTCATCTTGTCAAAACTTTTACACCTACGGAGCGTAGAGTGTGCTTTGGTAAGATGCAAAACAGAGATGAATTCAATAAAGGGCTTAGGGCTATTAAGCGCTCCAAAGAATATGATGCCATCCAATTGAAATATAAACCTGAATAA
- a CDS encoding division plane positioning ATPase MipZ, translating to MPDSAAQNQGPVNGRPYLIVLGNEKGGSGKSTTAMHIVIALLRDGYRVGTIDLDARQKSLTRYIENRQAFCKETGHTLPMPEVRVIPRSEHRSSDAAEADEKERFEAAYIELADKVDVLVIDCPGSDTYLSRLAHTAADTLVTPVNDSFVDLDLLARVDADTHKVIGPSLYAEMVWKARQRRSMADGGQIDWIVLRNRVGSLHAKNKERVEGVLSELTKRIGIRYIPGLGERVIYRELFLKGLTLMDLKDTGGVDGKGLSMSHVAARQEVRNLIDGLALSFRENAVS from the coding sequence ATGCCCGATAGTGCGGCTCAAAATCAAGGTCCGGTAAACGGCAGGCCATATCTTATTGTTCTTGGTAATGAAAAGGGTGGTTCTGGTAAGTCTACAACGGCAATGCACATCGTTATCGCTTTGCTGCGTGATGGATACCGGGTTGGTACAATTGATCTTGATGCGCGGCAAAAAAGCCTAACTCGCTATATCGAAAACCGACAGGCTTTTTGTAAAGAAACCGGTCATACATTGCCGATGCCGGAAGTTCGAGTGATTCCTCGGTCTGAACATCGTTCTTCGGATGCGGCGGAAGCTGATGAAAAAGAACGATTTGAAGCGGCTTATATTGAACTTGCGGATAAAGTGGATGTACTTGTCATCGATTGTCCGGGAAGTGATACATATCTGTCTCGTCTCGCGCATACCGCTGCTGATACGCTTGTAACGCCTGTAAATGATAGTTTTGTTGATCTTGATTTACTTGCTCGTGTGGACGCGGATACCCATAAGGTGATTGGACCAAGCCTTTATGCGGAAATGGTGTGGAAGGCGCGTCAGCGTCGTTCTATGGCTGATGGTGGTCAGATTGACTGGATTGTACTTAGAAACCGTGTTGGGTCGCTACATGCGAAAAACAAAGAACGTGTTGAAGGTGTTTTAAGCGAACTAACCAAACGGATTGGTATTCGTTATATTCCAGGGTTAGGTGAACGTGTGATTTACCGTGAGTTATTCCTGAAAGGCTTAACACTGATGGACCTGAAGGATACAGGCGGTGTTGATGGGAAGGGGCTCTCGATGTCTCATGTCGCGGCTCGTCAGGAAGTTCGGAACTTGATTGATGGCCTGGCGCTTTCTTTCCGTGAAAACGCAGTTTCATGA
- a CDS encoding M20/M25/M40 family metallo-hydrolase produces MNNLMKTVAIGAVMAFSFAVEAEEKVDLDIVSKIRTEGFANSQVKSILQHLTDDIGPRLTGTPAMLEANNWTKEKLEEWGLKNAKLEGFEFGPGWTMEGVRVFMTEPRKTQLYAMPISWHPGTEGVLEAEVIYAPIRSKKDFEKYKGKLEGKLVMVDRVRDQREPTNKVFRRHDKKGLAKIQKFDTDIGGNEIDGWVSYKSFFYELGMFLEAEGAAGIIRRSPRTGMLIEASGYRHLEGLTAKIPGVRLAAEHYARAVRLLDEGEEVKMSLDVDATFHTGDMNSYSTIAEIPGKGRKPEVVLAGAHLDSWFVGDGAVDNGAGVAVVMEAVRILKAIGVEPKRTIRVGLWGGEEQGYYGSQQYVMDHLASRPENTDERLKYMAPYEKHYRQFPITKKPEFDKFSAYFNLDNGSGKIRGVYAEGNSAAASVFKKWLKPFHDLGANTVTLNSTGGTDHEVFDDIGLPGFQFIQDPLDYGSRLHHSQLDVFDHAYIEDLKQASVIMASFLYNAAMRDEKMPRKPMPQAEK; encoded by the coding sequence TTGAATAATTTAATGAAGACAGTAGCCATAGGGGCTGTGATGGCTTTTTCTTTCGCTGTAGAGGCAGAAGAAAAAGTTGATTTGGATATTGTTTCTAAAATCCGGACAGAGGGTTTCGCAAATTCACAAGTTAAGAGCATTCTTCAACATTTGACCGATGATATTGGGCCGCGCCTTACTGGAACGCCAGCAATGTTGGAAGCTAACAATTGGACCAAAGAAAAGCTGGAGGAATGGGGGTTAAAGAACGCTAAGCTTGAAGGATTTGAATTTGGCCCGGGCTGGACGATGGAAGGCGTCCGGGTGTTTATGACTGAGCCACGTAAAACTCAGCTTTATGCCATGCCTATCAGCTGGCATCCGGGTACAGAGGGTGTGCTTGAAGCTGAGGTGATATATGCGCCTATCCGTTCCAAGAAGGATTTTGAAAAATATAAAGGCAAGCTTGAAGGCAAGCTGGTAATGGTGGATCGGGTTCGTGATCAACGTGAACCAACAAATAAAGTATTCCGGCGACATGATAAAAAAGGTCTCGCTAAAATACAGAAGTTTGACACGGACATTGGCGGTAATGAGATTGATGGTTGGGTAAGCTATAAGAGCTTTTTCTATGAATTAGGCATGTTCCTAGAAGCAGAAGGCGCTGCGGGAATTATTCGCCGTTCACCGCGCACAGGCATGCTTATTGAAGCATCTGGCTACCGTCACCTTGAAGGGTTAACGGCAAAAATCCCAGGCGTTCGTTTAGCTGCGGAACATTATGCTCGTGCTGTTCGTCTTCTCGATGAAGGAGAAGAGGTGAAAATGAGCCTTGATGTGGATGCAACTTTTCACACAGGCGATATGAATAGCTATTCCACTATTGCTGAAATCCCGGGGAAGGGTAGAAAGCCTGAGGTTGTTCTCGCTGGGGCACACCTTGATAGCTGGTTTGTCGGTGATGGTGCGGTGGATAACGGTGCAGGTGTTGCTGTTGTAATGGAAGCTGTTCGTATCCTGAAAGCTATTGGTGTTGAACCAAAACGCACTATTCGTGTAGGTCTTTGGGGTGGTGAAGAACAGGGGTATTATGGTTCTCAGCAGTATGTGATGGATCACTTGGCTTCGCGCCCGGAAAATACAGATGAGCGTCTGAAATATATGGCGCCATATGAAAAACACTACCGCCAGTTCCCAATTACCAAGAAACCGGAGTTTGATAAATTTTCAGCTTATTTCAATCTGGATAATGGTTCGGGTAAAATACGCGGTGTGTATGCGGAAGGTAATTCAGCGGCGGCTTCAGTTTTTAAGAAATGGTTGAAACCATTCCATGATCTTGGTGCTAATACAGTAACGTTAAATTCAACAGGCGGCACAGATCATGAAGTGTTTGATGATATTGGGTTACCGGGCTTTCAGTTTATTCAGGATCCGTTAGATTACGGCTCGAGGTTGCATCACAGCCAGCTTGATGTGTTTGACCACGCTTATATAGAAGATCTGAAGCAAGCATCAGTAATTATGGCGAGTTTTCTATACAACGCCGCTATGCGTGATGAAAAAATGCCGCGCAAGCCGATGCCGCAAGCAGAGAAATAG
- a CDS encoding glucosaminidase domain-containing protein, protein MRNKLRIFMAYLLFAALLALIPIGIARHMLSVSREDAFVPDKPNYLAHQYPPKGKAELTAKLSQLLDKDMHEMEDVPRVYLTRLPDILPNIPNANEKKRLFMSAMLPIILRSNELIIADRGRLLTLRDKIEQKNDLSGAENDWLTRTAKKYRVKLDKIPSVQSIDALLYKIDVVPVSLAIAQAAIETGWGTSKFAQQCNALFGQWTWDQNDDGCVPGAREEGKTHRIKKFNYLLDSVSSYMTNLNRHASYAELRRRRAELREHSLILTGAALAPALLEYSERGTDYVNDLLSIINYNELGGLDNAALATNSTS, encoded by the coding sequence GTGCGCAATAAACTGCGTATATTTATGGCATATTTGCTCTTTGCAGCGCTATTGGCCCTTATCCCAATCGGCATTGCGAGACACATGCTTAGTGTATCCAGAGAAGATGCTTTTGTCCCAGATAAACCAAACTATCTGGCACACCAATATCCGCCAAAAGGTAAGGCTGAGCTTACTGCAAAGCTCTCTCAGTTGTTGGATAAAGATATGCATGAAATGGAAGATGTACCACGCGTATACCTTACGCGCCTTCCTGATATTCTGCCCAACATTCCAAATGCGAATGAGAAAAAACGGCTATTCATGTCAGCCATGTTGCCGATCATCCTCCGATCTAATGAGCTGATCATCGCGGACAGAGGTCGCCTTCTCACACTTAGAGACAAGATTGAGCAAAAAAATGATCTTAGCGGTGCTGAAAATGACTGGCTGACAAGAACAGCAAAAAAATACCGCGTAAAACTTGATAAAATACCTTCTGTTCAATCGATCGACGCACTTCTCTACAAAATTGATGTTGTGCCGGTTTCTCTCGCAATCGCTCAAGCTGCTATCGAAACGGGTTGGGGTACAAGTAAGTTCGCACAGCAATGCAATGCTTTATTTGGGCAGTGGACATGGGACCAAAACGATGATGGCTGTGTACCTGGTGCCAGAGAAGAAGGTAAAACCCACCGCATCAAAAAATTTAACTACCTGCTAGATAGTGTAAGCAGTTATATGACCAACTTAAACAGGCATGCCAGTTATGCAGAACTGCGCCGCCGACGTGCTGAACTCAGGGAACACTCTCTTATCCTTACGGGCGCTGCGCTTGCCCCTGCTCTTCTGGAATATTCAGAGCGCGGAACGGATTATGTAAACGATCTGCTTTCTATCATTAATTACAATGAATTAGGCGGGCTGGATAATGCAGCTCTCGCCACCAATTCTACTTCATAA